The Chitinophagales bacterium genome includes the window GTGCTTTGATAAAATACTTTATTTTCAATATGCTCGGCTATTTCTCTTGCTTGTAAAATAATTTTTTTTGCTTCGATATATTTTTTATCATCCAATAGAAGAGAGGAAAGATTCATCAAAGGATAGATTTGTTTCTGAGGAGCTTTATTGTATATGGCAGCTTTGATGGATTTTTCGAAATAGGGTTTGGCTTCTTGATTGCGTTTCATCTTATAGAGTACATCTCCTATATTGTTCAAATTTCCCGGTTCTCCCTGCTTATATCCTATACCTATAAATGCATTATTTGCTTTCAAATTATATTCTAGTGCCCGATCAAGCTCCTGAATGTTTCCATAAACTGCTGCTAGTAGAGAGTAACTATTCGCCAATAGAAATCCATTATGAGCCTGCTCTGCATTTTCTATAGCAGCATAAAAACTTTGGATGGACTCTTTGGGTTTTCTTTTATAGAAGTATAGAAATCCTAACCGAAAATAGAGATGAGATTTTAAATCGGGATCAAAACTGTCTTCATCCTTTAGAGAATTGTAAATGATGTCATACGCCTCATCAATTCTCTGAGTAAACCCCAATGCGGTAGCTAAACAATAGCTTATAAATACATAGATTTCGGAAGAATTATTTTTTTTGAACGTTTTTAATAATTGTCTAGCTACTACAATGCCTTCTTGATACTTCATAGCCTTGTTTAGCAAATAGATTTCTATCGATTTTAGTATCTGGCTATATGGGTGATTTATGGAATTGGTGTTAGCTCCTTGCATTTGTTTTAATTTAGCAAGTGATTTTTCAAATTTTAAATCTATGTCTTTGACAAGGATATCCAATCCATTTTTTTGCTCTTTGGTTAATTCACTATGTTTTGTATATAAGAATTTCATGAGCAGCTTATACTATTTTGTGCAGAATTGCTTTACTGACAGCTTCGGATTGGGAATGAACATGTAGTTTTTTATAGATATTTTTAAAGTGAAATCGCACGGTATCGATGCTGATATTGATGTCTGCGGCTATCATTTTTTGTGAGTAGCCCTTTACTAATAATCCTAGTATGCTTTTTTCTTTTTCCGTAAGCGCATAGTTCTCATCTATATTTATTTTCTCATTCTGTATGTTGCGAAATAGGCTCAATACCTTAGTTGCAATTTGTGGGTTCATAGGTGCACCGCCTTTATACACAGATTCTATGGCATCTATGAGTTCAGCTGGTCTTGTTTTTTTCAAGATATATCCAGAAGCTCCCGCACATAATGCATCAAATACTGTATCATCTGCTTCATGAACGGTTTGAATAAGAATAGGCAAGTCAGGATAAATCTTTCGTATCTGTTTGATAGCTTCTATGCCATTCATTTCTGGCATTTCGATATCCATGAGAATTACATCAGGCTGATAGGACTCGATATGCTTCAAAACATCCACTGGGTTTTCAAATGCTGCTGCACATTTCACGCCTTCGGTTCCGTTTATCAGCTGAAAAAGTCCATCCCTCAAGTAGGAAATGTCCTCATACAGTAGGGTGACTATTGTTCGTGACTCCATATTTCAATTTATTGCAAAATTGAACAAATATTTTTTTTTGATAGACTACATGATGATGTAGTCTATTTTTCATGCAGCGAATTCCTCCTCTACCTCATCAATCTCATAAATCAAATTGTCGAGGATAAAGCGTTGGCGTTCCTTATCATTACCTCCCATGTAGTATTTAAGGAGTTCTTGAATTTTCACCTTATCGTCAAGAATGATGGGCATGAGGCGCATATCTTTTCCTATGAATAACTTGAATTCATCAGGCGATATTTCTCCTAAACCTTTGAAGCGCGTGATTTCAGGCTTTCCACCGAGTTTTTTAATGGCAGCTTTCTTTTCTTGATCAGAATAGCAGTAAATAGTTTCTTTCTTATTTCTCACTCTAAAGATGGGTGTTTCTAGAACTTTCACATGTCCATTGATGACCAATTCTGGGAAAAACTGCAGGAAGAAGGTAAGAAGAAGTAACCGAATATGCATACCATCATGGTCGGCATCGGTTGCTATGATGACATTGTTATATCGTAGATTTTCGATACCTTCTTCGATATCTAAAGCATGCTGAAGAAGATTGAGTTCTTCATTTTCATAGACGATTTTCTTTTTCATACCAAAGCAGTTCTGAGGCTTTCCTTTGAGGGAAAATACAGCCTGAGTCTCCGCATTTCTAGACTTGGTCATAGAACCTGAGGCGGAGTCCCCTTCGGTTATGAATATGGTCGTTTCTTTATTATGATCATACTTTTCATCGGTATAGTGATAGCGACAGTCACGTAGTTTTTTGTTGTGAATATTCGCTTTTTTAGCTCGCTCTTTTGCTATTTTTCTTACTCCCTCCATATCCTTTCGCTCACGTTCGCTGTTTTGTATTTTTTTCAAAATAGCCTCCGCTACCAGTGGATTTTTATGAAGATAGTTGTCCAGATATTGTTTTACAAAATCGTTGACAAAGGCTTTCATAGACCGACCATCGTTCTCTAGTGTGACAGTTCCTAGTTTTGTCTTGGTCTGACTTTCGAACATAGGTTCTTGAATTCGCACACAAATAGCCCCCACTATAGACATACGAATATCCGAAGCGTCAAAGTCTTTTTTATAAAAATCTCGAATGGTTTTGACGATAGCCTCTTTGAATGCACCTAAATGCGTGCCTCCTTGGGTCGTATATTGCCCATTGACAAAGGTATAGTATTCTTCTCCATATTTAGAGGAATGAGTGAATGCCATTTCTATTTCATCATTTTTGAGATGAATAATAGGATATTGCTGCGATTCTTCATCTATTTTTTTACTTACCAAGTCTTTTAATCCATCTTTAGAGCTAAACTCCTGACCATTGAAGATAAGTTTGAGTCCGGCATTGAGATAGGCATAATTCCATAGCTGCTCCTGCACATAGTCGGGGATAAATCGATAATTATGAAAAATGGCATTGTCTGGTCTGAACCATATGGTAGTGCCATTGACATCTTTAGAAGCTTGTATTTTAGTTTCCATTTTTAATTTTCCGCCTTCAAACTCAGCTATTTTTTCCTTACCTTCTCTTACGGATTTTACTTTGAAATAGGAAGACAAGGCATTGACAGCTTTAGATCCTACACCATTCATCCCTACAGACTTTTTGAAAGCCTTAGAGTCAAATTTTCCTGAGGTATTCATTTTTGAGATAGAGTCAACCACTTTTTCCAAGGGAATACCTCTGCCGTAGTCTCGAATCATAACTTCTGCACTATCGAGGTTTATATCTACTTTTTTGCCATGACCCATAATAAATTCATCGATTGCATTATCCATGATTTCCTTGAGTAGAATATATATACCATCATCTTGAGATGTGCCATCCCCCGTTTTCCCGATATACATTCCCGGTCTCAAGCGCATATGCTCCAGCCAATCCAGGGTTTTTATGTCATCCTTGGAGTATTCTAATTCTAAATCACTCTTCATTTTTCCGAATAAATTATATGCAAATTTGTATGAAAATAAATGAAATCTAGAATTCTAGTATTAACATAGTTTTTTTTACATTTTATTTCAAAGATGTAGCAAATAAATATTATGGTTATAAATTGCTGATTTATTGTGTAATTTTGTTTCATCATGACAAAACTTAGGTTGTTTTTTGCCACGTTCCTATTAGTTTGGGGTAATCTAATCTCTCAAAATAATTGTGCAGATTATATACAGGTGTGTGGCAATCAAGCCATAAGCCTCAATGTATCTGGAGGTGGAGTGCAAGAAATAGGTTTTAATACGTGGTGTTTCTTTCAGGAACACAATTCCTTATGGCTGCGGTTTACTATCCAGACAGGTGGTACTTTGGGTTTTAACCTCATTCCTGCAAGCACGAGTATTGTTGAGGACTATGACTTTATGATTTTTGGACCTAATGTAACTTGCATCAATAAAGGGACTCCTATTCGCTGCAGTTCTACCAATCCGCAAGCTGCCGGTTCACCAAACAATCACACGGGTATGCGTGCATCTAGCACTGATGTGTCAGAAGGACCAGGAAATCTTGGAGATAATTGGGTGCAATGGTTGACAGTCAATGCTGGAGAATCCTATTTTTTACTTATTGATAGACCACTTGGAAATTCTGCATTTACTCTAAATTGGACAGGAACAGCAGTACTAAAAAAAACAGACGCAGGTCCTGATTTGACAGTATGTAAAGGTAAAACAATTACTATGGCAGCTACAGAAACAGGGACGTGGATTCAGCATAGTACCAACCCTTCAACTGTGAGCTTTTCTTCTATAACTAATCCTAAATCTTCAGTTTCTGGTTTTAATACTGCTGGAATCTATAAGTTTACTTGGAGTTCATTGGGTTGTGCAGATACCATGCAAATTCAAGTCTTGAATACTTCTAGCTCCAATGAAGCGAAAACAATTTGCCAAGGTCAAACCTATAGAGGTCATAGTGCTACAGGAGTTTACAAAGATACCCTTAAAAATATAGCTGGATGTGATAGTATTATCACCTTGACCCTAACTGTAAATCCAAACTCAGGTTCTACAATTTATAAAACCATATGCCAAGGGGAGAGTTTTCTGGGTAGAACTACATCGGGAACATATACTGATAAATTGGTGAGTGCAAATGGTTGTGATAGCATGCGCACTTTGATTTTGACTGTGAATCCAAGTCATAACCCTGTGATCAATAAAAGTATTTGTGATGGTGAAAGTTTTATGGGTAAAACGGTAACTGGGACCTATACATTCAGTTATAAGAATACCTTTGGTTGTGATAGTATTGTGACTTTAAATCTAAGAGTCAATAATTATTCGAATGTAGTTATCAATGCCGCTATTTGTCAAGGACAATCCTATAATGGCAAAACGGTTGCTGGTACCTATAAAGATAGCTTTAAAAGTATCGAAGGATGTGATAGTATCCGTACATTAAACCTTACCGTCAATCAGCATAGCACATCGACCATCAGGGATACTATCTGTGATGGCAAGTCGCACGGAGGTCATACGAAGACAGGAACCTATGTTGACGTTTTAAAAAATGTAGTGAATTGCGATAGCACACGCACCTTACATTTGGTAGTGAAACCTAATTCATTTTTTACTGTCAATAAAAAAATATGTCAGGGAGAGAGTTTTCTAGGTCGCTCTTCTACGGGTAATTATTCCGATATATTTCTAAGTGCCAATGGATGCGATAGTACCCGTTTTTTAAATTTGTGGGTGACACCCAAAGTGACTATCCCCTTAAATAGAAAAATATGTGAAGGCGAAGTATTTATGGGTCATACCACTTCAGGATTTTATATAGACACGTTGCGAAATGATATTGGATGTGATAGCATTATTACTCATTTAACGCTCAGGGTAATACCGAAAGATTCACTTCTGCGAAAAACAATCTGCGAAGGCGAGAGTTTTCTAGGTTATGATTCTACTGGAGTTTATTTCGACAATATTATTGATGAAAATAATTGTCCTCGATTGAGAAGACTTGAACTTACTGTAAATCCGACTACTTATGGCAGTGAGACAAAAATCATTTGTTTCGGTGAAACTTATAAAGGGAAAAATAAAACGGGGAAGTATTCCATAAAATACAAAAACGTCAATGGTTGTGATAGTTTCTTTAGTTTGGATTTGACTGTAAAGCCAGACTTTCTTACTAAGACTCTAAGGGATACCAATACCTGTAGAGGAAATCCCATTACACTGGGAGTAAAAGAAGGATATAAAGCCTATGAGTGGAATGATGGCGAAAATACTGCAGTTCGGAACGTAAATATATCGGATAACTATGTAGTTACAGTTACTAACCATGATGACTGCCTGTCTACAGACAAAGCCAAGGTTTTTTTCTACCCGCTGCCAAAAGTAGAAATAGGAGAGGATACGATTATTTATGATGGGGAAATACTACGATTAGAACCGAAGATATCTGGAATTTTGAATTACCAAGGTTTAAGGTGGTCGCCTAAACAACTTTTTAAGTGTGATTCTTGCCTCAATCAATGGCTTGAAACTGGACAGAGCACCTATGTCAAATTAGCTTATAACGATAAATACACTTGTTACGGACAAGACTCTTTTGATATCAGAGTTTTACCTGTTCAGAATGTCGGACTACCGACTGCCTTCTCTCCCAATGGAGACGGAGAGAATGACTATTTTGAACTCAATGGAGGTCCTGTGCGTAGTCTTAGTATTTCTATTTTTAATCGCTGGGGAGAAAAAGTATATGAATATACTGGCAAGACTCCTGCGTGGGATGGTAAATATAAAGGTGAGCCATCCCCTACTGGGGTTTATACCTATTTTGTCCGCTTCAATTTATACAAAGGTGGCATTCAGGAAAAGATGGGAACATTTACGATAATACGATAATGTTACGCCATTTTGTCTTGCTCTTTAAACAAAAAGCCACGTCATTTCGTCTCATAAACGTCTAAAAGACATAGATTAGTATGATCAACTAATTTTATTATGACACCTTGTCTCTTATTCTTTGAATGTATTAAATTTGAATGAATATTCTAGAATGAATTGAGTTCGCAATATCTTATTTTAAAATATGAGGAAGAGCCTATTCAACATTTAAAATTCAAAATTAAACATTAACTCAGTGGATATTAAAAAACTTACTATCAAATCGCAAGAGCTCCTTCAAAAAGCTCAAAACAAAGCTGTTGAGGCTTCACATCAGGCTATAGAGAATGCGCATATCGCAATGGCAATCTTGGAAGATGCCGAGAATTTAGTCCCTCAAATTGTGAAGAAATTGGGAATTCAGCCTACACCAATAGTCAACAAATTGGAGGAATCTATTCAAAAAATACCGCGAGTTTCAGGTACAGATTCTGGTCAATACCTCAGTAGAAATGCCCAGACAGTCATGGTGAAAGCGGAATCATTGCTCAAAGACGTTGGTGATAGTTATGTGAGCCCTGAATTGGTCATGTTATCTATGCTTATGCAAAGTGATGATACTGCCAAATTACTCAAAGAGTTCGGTTTAAAAGAATCTGAATTTCGCAAAGCACTCAAGGAAATACGAGGTAATCAAAAAGTAGATTCGAATACGACAGAAATGACCTACGATTCTCTCGGAAAATATGCTATTAATTTAAACGAACAAGCTGAAAAAGGCAAGCTCGATCCTGTAATTGGACGTGATGAAGAGATAAGACGGGTTCTACATATTCTTTCACGAAAGACAAAAAACAACCCAATGCTTATAGGTGAACCTGGAGTAGGTAAAACTGCCATAGCTGAAGGTATAGCCAAGCGAATCGTCAATGGGGATGTACCAGAAAACTTATTAGATTTAAAAGTGTTTGCACTAGACATGGGTGCACTTCTAGCGGGTGCCAAGTACAAAGGAGAATTTGAAGAGCGACTCAAGGCCGTGGTTAAAGAAGTGGTAGAGAGTGATGGCAAAATTGTATTGTTTATTGATGAAATTCATACCCTCATAGGTGCAGGAAAGTCTGACGGAGCTATGGATGCAGCGAATATTCTCAAACCATCTTTAGCACGGGGGGAATTGCGTTCTATCGGAGCTACTACTCTAGATGAATATCAAAAGTATTTTGAAAAGGACAAAGCTATGGAGCGAAGATTTCAAAAAGTGATGATCGAAGAGCCTGATGAAGAAGCGGCCATATCTATCTTGCGAGGTCTGAAAGAGCGCTACGAACGTTACCACAATGTAGAGATAAAAGATGAGGCCATTATTTCAGCAGTTACCCTTTCACAGCGATACATAACGGATCGTTTCTTGCCCGATAAAGCTATAGACCTCATCGACGAAGCTGCGGCAAAACTGAGACTTGAAATTAATTCAGTTCCGGAAGAGCTAGATGAACTCAATCGAAAAATAATGCAGCTCGAGATAGAGCGAGAAGCCATCCGTCGTGAAAATGATGAGACGAAACTGAAAAGTATCGAAGAACAATTAGCGAAATGGAATTTGAGTCGAGAAGAATTTAAATCCAAATGGGAAAAGGAAAAATCAATTGTCGATAAGATTCAAGATGCTAAATCTAAATTAGAAGCCCTAAAACTAGAGGCAGAACAAGCAGAGCGTAGTGGAAATTACGCCCGCGTTGCAGAAATTCGCTATGGATTGATGACTTCTACCCAAGCAGAAGTAGAAGCTTGTGAAAAAGAACTCAAGTCCATAGAGGGAGGAGATAAGTTGATGAAAGAATTTGTCACATCCGAAGATATCGCAGAGATCGTGAGTAAGTGGACAGGTGTGCCGGTGCAGTCTATGTTGCAGTCTGAAAAAATGAAATTACTTCATCTTGATGAAGAACTTCGCAAACGAGTTGTAGGTCAAGAAGAAGCAGTCGAGGCAGTAGCTAGCGCCATATTGCGTAGTCGAGCAGGTTTGCAAAATCCAAATCGTCCTATCGGTTCATTTTTATTTCTAGGTAGCACAGGAGTAGGGAAGACCGAGTTGGCAAAGGCTCTAGCCGAATATCTATTCAACGATGAAAATGCTTACATCCGAATAGACATGAGTGAATACTCTGAGAAACATAGTGTAAGCCGTCTCGTGGGTGCGCCTCCGGGCTATGTAGGATATGAGGAAAGCGGTCAATTGACAGAAGCTGTAAGGCGAAGACCTTACTCCGTCGTGTTGCTCGATGAAATAGAAAAAGCACATCCTGATACCTTCAATATTCTTCTTCAAATGCTTGACGATGGACGATTGACGGACAATAAAGGTCGCCTCATTAACTTTAAGAATACCATTATCATTATGACCTCCAATATGGGTTCGGATATCATTTTAGAGGGATTCGATGATGTGGAAGACGAAAATATGGCTAATGTGGCTCCTATTGTGAAGCAAAAACTGGTAGGGCATCTCAAAACCATCATAAAACCTGAATTTATCAATCGTATCGATGATATAGTTCTATTCCTCCCATTAAGGAGGTCCGTAATTCGAGAAATAGTGAAGATTCAGCTAAAACAGGTTGAGGATTTACTAGCCGATCAAGATTTAAAATTAGAGATATTACCTGCAGCCTTGGATTATCTGGCAGAGCATGGTTATGACCCAGAGATGGGCGCTAGACCATTGAAAAGATTGATTCAACGTGACATTGTCAATCTTATATCTAAGAAAATAATCGCTGGAGATTTTGTCAAGGGGATGATTATTTATATTGATGCTGTCGATGATATTTTAGCGGCGTACACGAAGTAGAATATACTCCTATCACTTAGTATAATTTTACCCACAAAGGCACCAAGACTGAAATTATAAAGCTAAAAATCTCTCTGTTGTTCTGATAGAACTATCGAGACAGGTGATAATTACTACTTAGTGTCTTTGTGGCAAGTAACAATTGATAACTTGTATTATTTCTTTACATTAAAATCACCAGAGTAAATAAGAATAAAGTTGTCCATATTGATGTATTTTTTTGCAGCATCATTTACCTCTTGTAGTGTTACTTTCTGTAATTTTTCACTAAATTCATCGTAGTATTTCAGATCTTTTTTCTGCTCCATGTATCGATTTAATAGACTCGCAATAAAATTATTATTGCCTAGCCCTATTTTTCTTTCCTGAATCTGGCTGCCTTTAATATCCGATAGTTCCTTGCTTGTAAAACTTCCTTGGCTTGCTTTGGTGAGTTCTTCTATAAGGGCATTATTTAGTTTATCTTTAAAACTTGGATTGAAAAAGGCATAAGTGCCGAAGCTACCAATTTGATCCTCAAAATCTGCAGACAAAAATGATCCAGCTCCATAGCTCATTCCCTCTGCTTCACGGAGTCTCTGAGCTATTCTCGAATTTAGAAAAGCCCCACCGCCTATAATTTCATTGGCCATATACATAGCAGGGAAATCTGCGTCTTTCTCGCAAAGTGACATATTGAGAGTGCCGGCAGAAACTGCATTCGTTTTATCATTGATTTGAATAGTTTCATTCTGCTTGGTCGTAGCTATATTTAGTTTTTTGATTTTGACGTATGGGGTCTTGGCATTCCAACCACTAAAAATTTCTTTTAGTGCTTTAGTTGCCGCAACTTTATCTACTTCACCCACGAAGGATGCATATCCTTCATTGAGCCCAATAAATTTCTGATAGAAGTCCTTGACATCTTGAAGTTTTGCTTTTGAAAAACCTAGCAGTTGCTCATCAATAGTCATACTGCCTAGTGGGTGTCCTTTAGGATAAGGATTAGTTTTTATACTGAGTGTCGTGAAAGCTACGTTTTGCGGATCGTTTTTATAAGCTTCATACATTGTTTTATATTCGAGTACCACTTTGTCAAACTCATTTTGATCAAAAGACGGATTGCGCAGAATATCTCTTAACAGATTCATAGTAGCCTGCATATTGTCTTTATCGGTATTAATAGAGATAGATAGAAAGTTAGCTCCGAAATTGACATTGATATCTGATTTTAATTTATCGAGTTCGTCCTTTATTTGAGTTCTATTCTTGGTAGTAGTGCCAGATTTTAACACCGATCCAAGTAGCATTGCTGCTATATCGGTATGCATTAAACTTTGTTCATCCCCTTGAAAAATTTTAATTCTCCCTACTATCTTATTATTTTTAGTTGGCTTATTCAATATGGAATATTGAAGTTTACCATCGATATCTCCTCGTTGAACATTTTTCTTGATATTATCGATGCTAGCATCAAATTCCTGAAGTGTTTGGGTTTGTTCTTTACCTTTATAATCTTTTACCAAGGCATTAATATCAGGTCTTTCATCTACTTTCACTCTATCTGTATTTCTTTCAGGTATAAACTGTCCCCAAGTGCGGTTAGAAGGCCTGTAGTATCTGGCAGCGACTCTTTCCAAATCGGTTACGGTAATTTTATCAATATTATCGCGATAGATATACAACAATCTATAATCGCCCGATGCAATAATTTCAGTCAAGAAAATACCAAAATTGATCGTATTGCTCATAGCTCTATCTATCTGCTTTGTGAGTGAAGCTTTTGCCCTTTGCAATTGTTCTTCGGTGAATTTTGTTTGAGGCAAACCATCCAGTACCTTCCACATTCTGTTTTTTGGCTCATCGACAGATTGATCCATAGGAATATTCATGGAAAAATAGGTATAGCCTGGATCATAGAGTGGCATTGAGTAACCATAAACAGAAGTGGCTAGCTTAGTGTCCATAAGCTCTTTATAGAGTAATCCCGAACCTTCAGACGTTAGTATTTCTATGAGGGCATCATTCACAATGTAATCCTTATCAGAAGCTGCAGGAGTATGATAGGCTAAAGCTATAATGCGTTCATCTCCATTTCTTTTCAACTCTACATAGCGCTCACCATCCTGAGGTGGCTCTACGGTATAGGTAGGCTGCAGCACACGCGTGGGTTTAGGCAGAATAGCTAAGTTTTTAGCAATATACTCCAATGCCTTTTTCTCATCAAACTTACCTGCTATAATAAGTGTGGCATTATCAGGTTGATAGTATTTTTTATAGAAGGCTCTAAGATTTTCTACAGGTACTCTTTCTATATCTTCACGGCTGCCTATGGTCGAATTTCCATAATTATGCCACAGATACATTGTAGATAGGATGCGTTCATTCAGTACACCTCCGGGATTATTTTCTCCTATTTCAAATTCATTGCGAACCACACTAAACTCTTTTTCGAGCTCTTCTTTGAGAATTTTGGCATTGACCATTCTATCTGCCTCCATTTCTATAGCCCATTTCAGATTACTATCCGCTGCGGGCAATATTTCATAATAATTGGTGCGATCATACCAGGTAGTTCCATTCGCGGAGGCACCTCTGTCTCCTATAGCTTTTTTTATGTCTTTAAAATTTTTACAAGACTTGAATAACATATGTTCGAGTAAATGGGCCATCCCAGTCTCTCCATACCCTTCATGTCTGGAGCCTACGTGATAAATGATGTTTACAAGAAGATTGCTCTGTGAAGGGTCAGAAATCAATAAAATCTTGAGTCCATTTTCACATTTAAACTCTTTGATACCTTCCATTGTCCTTACTGGTGTAGGAAGTTTTATTTGACTGGACATATATTGCGCAGCTAATAATAATGCTGCTAATAGGATTTTTTGCATAGTTGGTTTTAATTTTAAGTGAAAAGAAAATATTTTAAATTATAAAGGTTGGGAATAAGGAATGTATCCTTTGAGATTGAATTTTTCCAGCTGGTTTTTTGCCAATTATTTTATGGTGAAATTTATTGGAACATCAAAATAAACAGCTACGTTTTTACCTGCTTGTTTTCCAGGTTTCCATTTTGGCATTTTTTTAATGACACGAACCGCCTCTTCGTCGCAGCCTCCACCTATACCTTTTGTGACTTTTACCTTTAGAATAGAGCCATCACTATGGACTACGAAGTTAACCATGACTACCCCTTGTATGTTATTTTTTAGTGCCTTGACAGGATATTTTATATTCTTTTGCAAGAACGCCATTAATGCATTATCTCCACCCGGGAACTCAGGCATCTGCTCTGCAAATACATATGGTTCTTCGGATTTATCTGAGCTACTTTCTTGGCTATAGCAGGATAAAGATATCAATAAGAGGAAGGCAATCAAGTTGATATTTTTTTTCATAAATTGTTTTTCCAAAGATATAAAAAAACCCGAAGAATTTCTTCGGGTTTTTAACAAATTACTATTTTTAATTACTCTATTTTGAAGTTAACCGGTACGTCAAAGTAAACCGGAACAGGCTGACCTCCTTGTTTACCAGGCTTCCAGCGAGGCATGTTACGCACGACTCTTGCGGCTTCTTCATCGCAGCCGCCTTTGATACCTTTGGTTACATTTACTTTACTGATGCTACCATCAGCATTGACTACGAAATTAACCATAACGACACCTTCTATTTCATTCTCCAAAGCAAATGCAGGATATTTGATATTTCTCTGAAGGTAGGCCATGAGGGCATCGTCGCCTCCAGGGAACTCAGGCATTTGTTCTGCAAAAACCAAAGGTTCGTCCACTTTTGGAGCTTCTACTCCCTTACCAGCATCATCTCCAGCATCGAGGTCGTCTAGTTCTTGTCCTACTACTGTAGCAGTAGATATCTCAGCCTTGGATTCTTTTACTTCTTCCACTGTTTTAATTTCCTCATCCGGTGGTGCTACTTCTACAATCTTCGGTGGGACAAACTGAATAGTTGCTTTCACTGGCGGCGGTGGCGGTGGCGGCGGCGGTGGTGGAGTTTTCTCATTGAGTGGCGGTGGAGCTTTAAGCTCTGTAACCTTGCGTATTGGAGCCTTGGTCTCAAAAACTATTTTATCTTTCAATTTCTCATAAACAACATAGCCTACAATGATACCTAGGACAAGGAATAGAAAAATAACTAAGGATCTTTTGAGATGCTGAGGATAACTCTTCCGCAGGTCATACGCACCATATGATTTATTTTTACCTCTGAATAAGAGGTCGTCTAGTGAGCCCTTCAAGGCTATTACTTGATCTATATTCATCTTATTCTTATTTATTTTTGAACTGCTTTTTTCATAGAATTCTCAACTAAAATCTTTTCTGGATCTGAAATCGGTAGAATGGCATAAAATTTTATATCATTGATATGCATTTCATCCAAGATATCTACCATATTGCCATATACAGATGAGTCTACAGCTTTTATCAATACCATGGTTTTATTGTTCTTTTTGGAATCCATTCCCATTCCTCCAGGTAAGGCAGCGACTGCTTTTTTCTTATCCATAATTACCTTACGTATGCCTTTTTCTTTATCAAAGGAAGTAGCTACAATAGCATTAGGATCCGCTGCTGCTTTTTCTGGACTACCAAAGTAGTATAGAATAACATTTTTAGGCGCTAATAAAACGGTC containing:
- the clpB gene encoding ATP-dependent chaperone ClpB; this encodes MDIKKLTIKSQELLQKAQNKAVEASHQAIENAHIAMAILEDAENLVPQIVKKLGIQPTPIVNKLEESIQKIPRVSGTDSGQYLSRNAQTVMVKAESLLKDVGDSYVSPELVMLSMLMQSDDTAKLLKEFGLKESEFRKALKEIRGNQKVDSNTTEMTYDSLGKYAINLNEQAEKGKLDPVIGRDEEIRRVLHILSRKTKNNPMLIGEPGVGKTAIAEGIAKRIVNGDVPENLLDLKVFALDMGALLAGAKYKGEFEERLKAVVKEVVESDGKIVLFIDEIHTLIGAGKSDGAMDAANILKPSLARGELRSIGATTLDEYQKYFEKDKAMERRFQKVMIEEPDEEAAISILRGLKERYERYHNVEIKDEAIISAVTLSQRYITDRFLPDKAIDLIDEAAAKLRLEINSVPEELDELNRKIMQLEIEREAIRRENDETKLKSIEEQLAKWNLSREEFKSKWEKEKSIVDKIQDAKSKLEALKLEAEQAERSGNYARVAEIRYGLMTSTQAEVEACEKELKSIEGGDKLMKEFVTSEDIAEIVSKWTGVPVQSMLQSEKMKLLHLDEELRKRVVGQEEAVEAVASAILRSRAGLQNPNRPIGSFLFLGSTGVGKTELAKALAEYLFNDENAYIRIDMSEYSEKHSVSRLVGAPPGYVGYEESGQLTEAVRRRPYSVVLLDEIEKAHPDTFNILLQMLDDGRLTDNKGRLINFKNTIIIMTSNMGSDIILEGFDDVEDENMANVAPIVKQKLVGHLKTIIKPEFINRIDDIVLFLPLRRSVIREIVKIQLKQVEDLLADQDLKLEILPAALDYLAEHGYDPEMGARPLKRLIQRDIVNLISKKIIAGDFVKGMIIYIDAVDDILAAYTK
- a CDS encoding energy transducer TonB; translation: MKKNINLIAFLLLISLSCYSQESSSDKSEEPYVFAEQMPEFPGGDNALMAFLQKNIKYPVKALKNNIQGVVMVNFVVHSDGSILKVKVTKGIGGGCDEEAVRVIKKMPKWKPGKQAGKNVAVYFDVPINFTIK
- a CDS encoding insulinase family protein gives rise to the protein MQKILLAALLLAAQYMSSQIKLPTPVRTMEGIKEFKCENGLKILLISDPSQSNLLVNIIYHVGSRHEGYGETGMAHLLEHMLFKSCKNFKDIKKAIGDRGASANGTTWYDRTNYYEILPAADSNLKWAIEMEADRMVNAKILKEELEKEFSVVRNEFEIGENNPGGVLNERILSTMYLWHNYGNSTIGSREDIERVPVENLRAFYKKYYQPDNATLIIAGKFDEKKALEYIAKNLAILPKPTRVLQPTYTVEPPQDGERYVELKRNGDERIIALAYHTPAASDKDYIVNDALIEILTSEGSGLLYKELMDTKLATSVYGYSMPLYDPGYTYFSMNIPMDQSVDEPKNRMWKVLDGLPQTKFTEEQLQRAKASLTKQIDRAMSNTINFGIFLTEIIASGDYRLLYIYRDNIDKITVTDLERVAARYYRPSNRTWGQFIPERNTDRVKVDERPDINALVKDYKGKEQTQTLQEFDASIDNIKKNVQRGDIDGKLQYSILNKPTKNNKIVGRIKIFQGDEQSLMHTDIAAMLLGSVLKSGTTTKNRTQIKDELDKLKSDINVNFGANFLSISINTDKDNMQATMNLLRDILRNPSFDQNEFDKVVLEYKTMYEAYKNDPQNVAFTTLSIKTNPYPKGHPLGSMTIDEQLLGFSKAKLQDVKDFYQKFIGLNEGYASFVGEVDKVAATKALKEIFSGWNAKTPYVKIKKLNIATTKQNETIQINDKTNAVSAGTLNMSLCEKDADFPAMYMANEIIGGGAFLNSRIAQRLREAEGMSYGAGSFLSADFEDQIGSFGTYAFFNPSFKDKLNNALIEELTKASQGSFTSKELSDIKGSQIQERKIGLGNNNFIASLLNRYMEQKKDLKYYDEFSEKLQKVTLQEVNDAAKKYINMDNFILIYSGDFNVKK